The Zetaproteobacteria bacterium DNA window TGCGCTGGCGCTCGTGCTGGAGTCGATCCCCGCAGAACTGGCGGCCCGGGTCACCGGGGAGGTGGCCGTCCCGACCATCGGTATCGGCGCAGGCGGCGGCTGTGACGGCCAGGTGCTGGTCTGGCACGATCTGCTGGGGCTCTCCGATCATCCCCCCCCATTCGCGCCGGCCTATGCCGAAGTCGGGGCGACCGCCCGGCGGGCGATCGCCGACTGGTGCGCCGACGTGCGCGCCCGGCGTTTCCCGTGCGGCTGATCCGAGAGGCCGCTCGGCTGGAGGAGGCGCTTGCGCCGCTGCGGGCGGCAGGCAGGCTGGCCTTCGTCCCGACCATGGGGGCGCTGCACGACGGCCATATGGCGCTGATCGAGGCCGCCCGCCGCCGGGCCGACCGGGTGGTCGTCTCCATCTACGTCAACCCGCGGCAGTTCGGACCCAACGAGGATTTCGACCGCTATCCGCGCATGCTCGATCGGGACCGTGCCCGCTGCGCGGCCGCCGGCGTCGATCTGCTCTTCGCCCCACAGACGCTCTACCCCGACGACGGGCCGAAGGTGACCCTCACCGTCGATCCCGAACTCAGCGGTACCCTCTGCGGAGCCTCCCGGCCGGGCCATTTCGACGGCGTGGCGACCGTGGTGGCCATCCTCTTCCATCTGGTCCGCCCCGATCTGGCCCTCTTCGGCGAGAAGGACTGGCAACAACTACTGATCATCCGCCGGATGTGCGCCGATCTCCACTTCCCCATCCGCATCGAATCGGTGCCCACCGTGCGCGAAGCCGACGGGCTGGCGATGAGCAGCCGCAACCGCAACCTCTCTCCCGCCGGGCGGCGGCTGGCCGCGGAACTCCCGCGGGTACTGTACTGGCTGCAGAATCGGGCGGCCGAGGAGGCTGGCGACTGCCGCGCG harbors:
- a CDS encoding pantoate--beta-alanine ligase encodes the protein MRLIREAARLEEALAPLRAAGRLAFVPTMGALHDGHMALIEAARRRADRVVVSIYVNPRQFGPNEDFDRYPRMLDRDRARCAAAGVDLLFAPQTLYPDDGPKVTLTVDPELSGTLCGASRPGHFDGVATVVAILFHLVRPDLALFGEKDWQQLLIIRRMCADLHFPIRIESVPTVREADGLAMSSRNRNLSPAGRRLAAELPRVLYWLQNRAAEEAGDCRAWEAEAADRLTRAGIAVEYLTIRDGASLRRVHRIDQNSRLFAAVRIDGVRLIDNLPLRPAGVERA